A stretch of DNA from Cryptomeria japonica chromosome 4, Sugi_1.0, whole genome shotgun sequence:
agcatgtttgattttgaataaccatatAGATGAAACCACaaatttcttggttggcctaggaacaatctcccaaacatcatttttcataatggattgatacttcttcagacatggcatccttccatacttgatgtttaagtgcatccaATACACTGTTTGGTTCagttttagagagatcattcataagagcaacatagctagtgaatttattaggtcttttgctttccctgaaggttcctgaaggagcagcaaacttcTAAGATTTTGCTActgtcttggtggcccatagaggtTTCTCTAGGTGAGATTggagtttcacctatagtttcctcaagattctccctctgaagctcaagagtagggtcttcttctatgttaggagtgcggatatagatttcaggctctattgtacttaaggctcttttgaaggctaagtcttcttcaatgattacatccctactaagttcaatatttttttgaCCATGTACATAtattctataggccttggatgtttcactatatcctacaagtattcccattttttccagaaggttctagttttagtcttttctctttaggtacatgtatatagataggacacccaaatatcataaggtggctaatatctggttttagtttggtaaatacttcctcaggagttttatcttcaagatgtgagtgaggacatctattttgtatatacacagcagtgttagttgcttctgcccaaagattgatatttagattctgataaagaatcatggctttggcagttTCTACAATTGTCccatttttcctctcagctaccccattttgttgaggattataaggtattgttagctccctcttaatctctaagtttttacaaaaatctctaaatacttctgatgtgtattcccccccattatctgtccttagggttttgattttattaCCTAAGTAGTTCTttgtcagtgatttaaactctttaaacctactaaggatctcttctgattctttacacttcagaaagtagatccaagatttcctagagtagtcatcaacaaatattacataatacaaacctCCTCTTAGAGAGGGAGtggacatgggtccacatacatcagaatgaactaactctaatacTTTGCTTattttcctagtactattatgcaaggcacccttgatatttttacctagggcacatcccttgcatggcTCTGAATGATATTACTGCAACCtaggtaaacctgtgacaaggtttcccatagatgataaagctctataattcaggtggcctagtatTCTATGCCAGACCTCATTTACATTTGTTGCTTCGTGTATTAGGGATAGGTTGGGCTcagtgcacagctcatacaaatagcctcatctttgaccaatgactttagctttcttgatggaagaatttctcagccaagccaacaccttgttctccatgaaggttactctatatctgttatcttctagggctgatatggagactagatttctcttgatgccgaGGACACATAGTACTCCTTTGAGTTTCAATGATATTCCTATCTTCAGTTTGATGGTGTaggaaccaattcctctaactggatgtgaggaatcatctccgatggttacttcctcttcattatcctctatcatggagtctagcacttttctaaaccctgtaatgtgtctggatgaaccattgtcgatcacccaggagttagacttatttgatgcatggcttgtaagtgttgagtagaggacatagttctgggagtcatcttctcttttagattttcctgctccAGCAAATGTGGCTAGTTTGGCTCTCTCtagacattttgcaacaaagttcccaaacttatcacacctatagcattgaatatgtgataggtctctttttgaagtgttcttgccttgatgacccttcctcttcctaaatttcttcttcttggttgtcttatttgtgttagtatttaggacttgaaggtcttcatctatgttcttttgttttattcccatcttgttcaatcttgattcttcttggagacaatcatcccttaatctttcaaaattaggatacttggaccttgcactgatgccttggacgaatgtactccatccactacGCAACCCATCTAAaccaatgagtgttaactctttgctttggatctcgtaatccagagttgctagttcatctcttagaattgatatctgcataaagtaggcattgattgtctcccccttgttcatggtgatatgatttatttctatttttaatgccagagttcgacttgcatttgatatctcaaatgtgctttcaagtgctttgaacattttataggctatctgatgttttcttatgatgggcattatattgtttctcaccccatcaactattattttgatggctttttcatttccttcaatccatgtggttttgtcaggttcattttcaggttgatcatttttagtttgaacaaatgaatccactttgttctcctttaagatcatctaGATTTTGAACTTCCAGGGTGAAAAATCATCaccacctccgagtctgtcttcaaatctgatagcactggccattggagaaatgtgatgtagtatataaccttgttcttaaattattcacaaaattgaatagcctcaattTCGATCAATGTGGCTTTGATACAATGTAaaagttattgcaatttccaatttaatgaacaagttatattcTAGATGGTAtatttaagattttggtattattattatgacaataatattatcgtctttcttttctgcaggtatgaaggatgaacatgtatcgatttcaatgtcattccttttcttttgaatatatatatatatatatatatatatatatatatatatatatatatatatatatatatatatatatatatatatatatatatatatatatatatatatatatatatatagtaaggcAATCACGATCAAGTGGTACCTTGATCgaacatgtcttttagacatgttcgaccaagatgtcacttgatCATGACTGTCTACCAATTCACTCAGTGTTTAAGATAACTTAATCAGTGCCATTTacaaatgataacagatcgatataaacacacctgATAATGAATCAATGTCAAAGCAAACaataacagatcgatataaacacacccaaTAATGAATTGGTGTCAAAGCAAACAAGCCTGATAACTAATAGCATTTAGATTGGCGCTTAACTATGTTAAGTAGGTCgttgatctaatccatctttatccaatgtcaatatcataatcatgatcaatgttataatctggaaaacatattcagttcggaaagcataaatcaaatAGCATAATCAAAACATAACAAAGGAGATTAAtaggttaggagagtcttatcttgcagaagctactaatgcattaacaattttctcatatttgtcttcatttccagcacttaatctcaattcaactagtcaacttagaAATGAGGGTCAATCACATTTCaaacacaaccaatctacttagtatttagtccttgtatcatttaggattggatctagtagattcatccccctcttttgaagtAAAGTCTCCCCAcatgaaaattgagcttagtgagtTCTCCTTTCcctgtggtgaatttgctaagcccccaattttctactttacaataGGGTCATATCAACATGGCTAATTGCATTAATCTGGGTCCACTTAGCATGGAAATTTCAGACTTAGGAAAAAATGGCTAATTGGGACAAACAAAATGAGATCCCACCTTTTtatgaaacgggatcccatttcactTCAGGATTTGAGATGAAAATTGAAATAGGATGCAATTTTGTGATATAATCCTGAGCCAAGGTCTATGAAATGGGATCCTATTTTCTACTAAATACGATCATATTTCAAAAAAGtattattttttttagaaaatgattgtgtgtcattttcttcctatATAAATTGGTAAAGCAAATAAAATCTTTGTTATGAGAGTTCACATTCATTCACCAGCACTTCTAGGTtagtgttttttcattttttttgtttttagtattttcataaaaaaattaaaaatatattttttagtaaatagttttcttttatatgttgATTTTAGGTtttaatgaatcttgtttatatttttatgtttacatGTTTAGAATATAtatgataatttttaaatatttaaattttagggTTTAGTTCATTTTGTAAAATAAATTGCTCTTCATATTCATATGAAGATAGAAAACCACATTTTTATCAAACCAAggacacaaaacaaaaacaaaaaacaaaaaacaaaatcaaGAGAGTATTGCAGACTATTGCATAAAGATTTTGAACTTAGGCATTTGAAATTTAGTGTAGACTATTGCATAAATTTTTTAAACTTCATGTAAGATGAATTACAttagggaagaccatttttttattGGAGACATAAGAATTCATACTTAAGCATAACAAGTATGGGCTAAATTGCATTAAGTGAATACACTTGTAAGAAGAGACCGCTTGGGTGGGCTTAGTGGCTACCCTTATAAATGAAGAAATACATCCCCATCACATTGAAAGGTAAGAAATCCAACAATTAGGCCTTCTAAATAATAAATAACAGtcattccactaaaagaaaatttGCATTACTTCATTTGTTGTCACATGACACTATGACACTAGCACATGGTGGGTTATAAAACATAATCAAATCCACATAAAATATCAGAAAGATCCCACCACATGATATTATCATAAGGACACAACATGATATGTTTGTTCCACTCACACTACCATATAGATCTTAGTTGATGTCCAAAATCCTTGTAGGTAAATGATATTGTACCGTGCATACGATAGGTGACAATCACACTTGTTATTAAGTTGATTAGTAATAAAGTGATAAATGGTAAGCATGTTGGGAGATGATCAATGTGAAGATGTGATAGGGAAGGATCTAATAACATGTCCATATTGGCCAAATTAAGTTGTTGATTTGTGATCTCCTAGGGGCCAAATTAATTGTTAAGAAATTTGTGCTCCTCACACCTAGAGAAGCAAAATAGCGGCTTTGAAATCCAGCCACAAATCCCATTTTAAGCCACTAAAAATAGTGAAATTTATCATTTACATTTAATCAATTTGTATAATGTTATCTATGCTCAAATTTTTTACAAACTTTTCAAACATCTATATATTAAATTTGACTTAAGAAAAAATCATTCCATAAGCATGGTTTATGGACCTAAGAATGTTGACATGGATTAAGGGTTTTTAAGAAAATAGGCTAAGGTGCATCTTAAGATGAGGAATATGGTACAACCTAAAATTCAGTCATTAATCCCCTTAAGCCACTAATAAGAGTCAAAATGATAATTCACATTTCATTAAGTTATATAGTGAACTAGATCATGCTTGAAGGTTTAagtcaaatattaaataatattaaacaatTTAATATTtgtatgaattagatcaaatattttttaaattatgtttataaaTAGTATTTGAACAAAAGTtactaaattttaaaataatattaaataattagattgtgaatatgttttatttattagttcctATCAAGGCaggaatactattgcattcatgtGATTCTATTTTTCAATAAATTGTACTCATCCATAATCTAATAAAGATAGTCACATACTTGAAATTGATCCTTCATTACTGCTCTTTTTTATTGGTTTACAAAATAACAGTACTGCATGaccattatttatttattgtagacgaatgtttttcttttcaattatCAAATCTGGCCTAATCTGTCAATTATCGAATTGGGCCTAATCTAtcattgttttattttaaataaaggtAGTGGATTTTCCTTGCTTACGGACCTAACCATGTGGGCAGTGTTCTTAAATGTATATATTAATGCGTGGAAGGAAAGTttctaaaataataaattaatgtaCACAGTTCATCAATACCCAATCAAATTAGTTCAGCAAACTTCCCATGATGGGACTTGAGGTACGTAgttatattattttttttcaattgcaaagtaaattATAATATTATGGTGGTAAAAATAGTtagtatttaaattttattttattttcttttatattgaTTTGAATGTTTAATGTGATAATATATGTGTTAttgtattaatattattataattgaaaataataatataatatttataaattaatatgatGAATCTATGAACAAATTAATAATTGTTtgataataattaaattttttaataatatattttttttaatatattaatatataaaactgataatttattttaaacattattTTTGAATGAAATAGACATCATCATAAATCAACCCacataaaagaaaattaaattaatatcaATTGATATTTAGTATAAAGAAGATTagctttattttaaaaatttaataaaaatgataACTAATTTTTTAATAATCTTAAATGTTAAGAAAAACTATAATACAAAACAATTTGTAAAAAAATAACCTTTTTAGAAAAATTTCAAATGTGACCATAATTAATACTTAGCATCCATTTCAATTTTTCTTATATTACTAAACTTctatttcaaattgtcaaattgtcAAATTTTCAAATACCAAAATAGTTCTCCCAAAATTTATTTACATCTTAAAATTTACATCCTATTGCATCCATGACATCCAACTTATTTTATTAGTTTAAGCATAtaaaagtaaaaaaaattgaacaaaaaatctATAatctttattgatttttttatttaataattcctAAATGCTAGAGCTACCAAACTTTATGACTACATGGTTTTGATCTTTTTTGGTTATGACTCTTAGAGTCTTTCTGAAAATTATTCTGACCTTTACCTTTTACTGAACCAAAAATAACTGGGAATACAATTATATAAACACAACAAATTCTTATTATGAAAAAAGTAAATATaataataaagttattataatttAACTAACAAACATTCCCACCATTAAAATGATTATTGTTACCTCCATACACTTATCTGAGAGAGAGAACAAAGCTCTATGTGGTAGCCAATGAGAATTCTACATTAATTGGAGTTTAATTAGGGTGAACTACTGCTCCATCGTCTCCTTTCTCTACTGTATGATGCAATTGAAGAGCTTCTCTCAGTTCACTCACAATGTGGCTCATATTAGGTCTGTCATTTAGTTGCTCCTCTGTACACGACATTATTAGCCCTGCAAGCTTGGACATTGCACCCGGATGAAAGTTTTCCCCTGCATCTTTATCGATTAATCTCTCAATGTCTCCTCCACAAATCATCGACTTTGACTGCAACCACACAAATTGATATCATTAAATCAAAGTGCACTTTTATTTGTTTTCTTGAATTAATGATTTTGAAGAGTTAAGTTAATAGTGATGTCCTTCTGCTTACCGAGCTTAGAATATTAACCCTTTCACCTGAATTATTCGTATAAAGAGGCTTTCTTCCCGACATGATCTCTAAAATTACAATGCCAAAGCTATATACATCACTTTTTTCTGTTAAATTCCCAGTGTTGGTATATCTGTGTAAGGAAAAGTCAGAAAACAATGTCAGCATTTGTGGTATAATTTAGTTTACGTACATCAACAACTATAGAAAAATAATAGAAGCCAATTTACTGAGGATCAACGTAGCCAAATGTGCCCTTGACATTGGTAGAAACATGAGTTACTTCACTAGTAGGCCCATCCTTTGATAGCCCAAAATCTGCTATTTTTGCTTCCAATCTTTCGCTTAGTAATATATTGGCTGTTTTGATATCTCTATGAATTATGGGAGGTTTGCATCCAGAATGCAAGTATTCCAATCCTGATCATCACACCATCAATTATTCCTTAAATAAAATcgaattataagatgccttgtgTTGTATCAAGGAATGTATATACCTTGAGCTGCATTTAAGGCTATGTCAAGTCTTTTCTCCCAGTTAAGGCACCGCTTTGATGAAGACGTTCCTGGAAGCATGGAGCCATATATTAGCTGAAGAAAGCTTCacttaattaaaaataaatctCTTTACTTACATGAACAATATCCTTGATGAGTTTTAATCTTAGAATTAAAACATTGGGACCTAAAAGGCTTTTATTGATAGTTAAGTCAACCGTTAGATATTTGGACTTCGTAAAGCTAAATTATAACTGTCTCACTTCAAAACAAAAATAGAGCAGAAGATTGCCGTGGAGATGTTGGTGCAAGCTTCCACTGGGCATAAACTCGTAAATCAATATTCGGTGTGCTCCTTCACAGCAATACCCTAGTAAAGACACAAGATTTTTATGGTGCACTTTCGAAAGCAAGTCAGCCTGCAAACACATTTTCATTTAAGAAGAAATCAGATTCCAAATTATATAGCTATTAAGGCTCAAAACATAAAAGAATCGTAGAGACCTCCGTTTTAAATTCACGCGTCCCCTGGTCAGATGTTTCCGAGGATGTTTTCACGGCTACCTCCTGTCCGTTCTCTAACTTGCCGTAGAATACAGGTCCATATCCTCCTCCTCCAATCTGCTTAGTAAACTCACTAGTCATTTCTTTGACCTCTTCGTAGCTGTATTCTATGCAAATTGATTTGATTACAACTTGCGTGTTTGGGGAAACTGGGGATTCTGTAGCATgacaatatttttattattaaaaaagatTACATCCGATGGGTAGCGTCGAAAAAAAATGGGGAAGTAAAACAAGCTTACTAGCCTGTAGCATTGTTTTTTCTTGAATTTCTGCAATAAGTAGTACTAGAATGGAGCAGATGATTAATAGTGCTACGAAACCACCACCAACTGCCAAACCGATAATCAAACCATTCTTTGAGGATTTCCTTCTGCAATAGTTATGGCCTTCGTCACAGAGATGCACATTTCCTGAAAGACTACAAAACAAATAAATCTGAAGTCAGTAGATTATGAACTCCTTAACTGTTACGTTTCAAACCAAATAAAAGTTTCCTCAGACAATAAGATGACCCACATAATTGTGGATTTCTAGACTTCACCTGAGATTGAGGTTCTTCTTACTTGTCAAACCAGCGGGCACTGTTCCCGTGAGGTCGTTGTTCTCCAAATCACTGAAAGAAAGATTCGTTAACAAAAGACAAATTGCATTAAAGAAACATTACTTCCTAcctgaagttcataacaaatcaaacaaatcccTCTGCATAAAATATTAGCACAACAAAGAAAACAAACAGTGCACAATTTTTGAAACTTGAGAAGATACTCACAGTTTCTTCAAGTTTGTCAAACTAGCTAGTGATTCAGGTATCGTTCCGTTTAATTTGTTGTCAGACAGATCACTGAAAAGGAATAACCCAATTTTTCTTAGTGAAAGACTAAATAAAAAGGTGGTTCCCGCTTGGAAATAACTGTAATGACTTATAACTTTCAGTCTTTTTCATCGCACTCCTTAAACTTATCATCTTCAGAAGAAGAAAATTATGGAAACTATGGAACTTTGAAATATCTTTAAGGCTCTAAGAAACATAACAAGTTGATCCTTAAACTTAAACGTCAAGAATGCAGCATTTATGAGAGTGCCCTATAGTTTTGTTTGCAGAAGTAAATAAATAACTTTTAACTTTTCCATTGATTTAGATATTGATTGAGCAATTAAGTTGTGTTTTAGGTAATACAATATTATgtgtatatttattaataaaaatattatgtttatttataGAATTTGTTCGAAAATAAAACTTACATAATCTCCAATGCTGTAAGTCTGCTAATGGTAGCAGGAATACTACCGGTTAAGcttttttttgacaaatttctgAAGAAGCACAAAGATAAATGTCAAATTACAATATCAAGATATagttaaacaaattaaataaaatttgCAAGTATGACTTACAAGATCAAGATTCTAGGTGATATATCATCACTGCAAGCTAACCAATCCCATGAATATTGTGGGGGCAAGCATGGATCACCAACATAAGTATAGTTTATTTGTTGTTGAATGATGGTTAATGCTTCCACTACAAATTTAAAGAAGTTGAATTAGACACCTTACTATAATTAACTTAAATGATGATGTTACCTAAATCGTAGTTGAGACTATATGATAATGTTACCTAAATCGTAGTTTCTTCTAGTTTCAAGATTCTAAATTTCATCACATTTGGTACACTATTTTTAGTATTGTATCAAAAGTCATCTAGAAAGACAATCAGTTCTTCAAGTTAAAAAGAAGTCTAAATAATTTTGATTAATAGAAGCCAGATAAATCAGTATCATTAAAAAAAGTAAATAATTAAAAAAGTAatagaaaaaatatatttaaaaagatAATTCAATATCATTATttatacaaataattaaaataaaaattattgaatttgtttagAAAATATTACTAATTGATACTATTTGTCATGTGATTGTAGTCTCATATCTCTCCAAATGAATCAGTGAATCACACAACTTATCACATACACGTTtacctggttcattgtgtgcaTGTTTCGAAAAATATAGGCAACTATTCTTTCCCAAAAACCTAGAATTTTCATTCAAAGTTAAATTTTGAGCCCAAAATAAGACAATAGAAGGGAATCCACAAATTAGTAGATTTTGGTATTTGAAGAGTTGAATTACATACCATCTGTTGTAAATGTTCCTTGTGGACGTTGAGTCTTTTGGCGACATGTCTCCAAAGCACTGGTTATTGGAGATAAAGTGGAACGGTTTGTTGCTTGCAGGCGAAATGCCTCAGTATCAGTTTTACCGTAAGGGACGAGGACAGATATGTTTGATGACTGGAGATATATAGGTTGTATAGGAGCATCATTCAGCTTCTTGTTATCCAGAAAAAAGTCAAATTCTCGAATG
This window harbors:
- the LOC131071033 gene encoding putative leucine-rich repeat receptor-like protein kinase At2g19210, which codes for MLSLLMVFAIFSSPVFGQPGFISLDCGGTENYIDDAGIQWMPDDAYINSGQKLNISNNNPGGKQSRQWNTLRRFPERRKSCYLLTPVEIGRKYLLRGTFVYGNYDNLNSPPQFDLLLDADIWDGFSFSDSSTYAVQKEIIFMANFDPTQVCLARVNESNGLPIISSLELRPLNQSMYWPVNQASSLLRLEYSDFGAQDLDKNIRYPDDPFDRLWSPSVVDFPSITSENKVSMGVAYEQPPSLVMQTAETSYPSSPTTMDLPYRRSSRSGNLYISMYFAELQADLNATDIREFDFFLDNKKLNDAPIQPIYLQSSNISVLVPYGKTDTEAFRLQATNRSTLSPITSALETCRQKTQRPQGTFTTDGFWERIVAYIFRNMHTMNQVNVNLSKKSLTGSIPATISRLTALEIIDLSDNKLNGTIPESLASLTNLKKLDLENNDLTGTVPAGLTSKKNLNLSLSGNVHLCDEGHNYCRRKSSKNGLIIGLAVGGGFVALLIICSILVLLIAEIQEKTMLQAKSPVSPNTQVVIKSICIEYSYEEVKEMTSEFTKQIGGGGYGPVFYGKLENGQEVAVKTSSETSDQGTREFKTEADLLSKVHHKNLVSLLGYCCEGAHRILIYEFMPSGSLHQHLHGTSSSKRCLNWEKRLDIALNAAQGLEYLHSGCKPPIIHRDIKTANILLSERLEAKIADFGLSKDGPTSEVTHVSTNVKGTFGYVDPQYTNTGNLTEKSDVYSFGIVILEIMSGRKPLYTNNSGERVNILSSSKSMICGGDIERLIDKDAGENFHPGAMSKLAGLIMSCTEEQLNDRPNMSHIVSELREALQLHHTVEKGDDGAVVHPN